Proteins from a genomic interval of Scomber japonicus isolate fScoJap1 chromosome 10, fScoJap1.pri, whole genome shotgun sequence:
- the LOC128366271 gene encoding tumor necrosis factor receptor superfamily member 5 — protein sequence MGCPNEDKFEKNGICCDRCPAGQHVVEDCTATEKTKCEDCRHGRFTTGKNSVPKCFKCSACSRDNHKEKVKDCTAKTDTVCGCILGYYCSNENCEHCQPVKRCDKGLGVEIKATRTNNTSCAPCREGTYSNVTDFSSPCQEHIRCEVFGRELLTPGTPTTDAICGDFKTYCPWIIPTGLWSGFLLTVLIVFCLVCWRAKRRSFRAVKSSPSVHVTLLDVVPAAPIGPLELPLKSTELNDICQESYPLKDCKLSLFNPDDNEICCSTQDSMDSSFPITPLKASVSFVETKQTNGSPGHCTGFFRTHSEPQEDEWCGT from the exons ATGGGATGCCCAAATGAGGATAAGTTCGAAAAAAATGGCATATGCTGTGATCGGTGCCCTGCAG GACAACATGTGGTAGAGGATTGTACCGCCACTGAGAAGACCAAGTGTGAAGACTGTAGACATGGGCGCTTCACAACTGGGAAAAATTCCGTCCCTAAATGCTTTAAATGCAGCGCATGCAGTCGTG ACAACCACAAGGAGAAAGTGAAGGATTGTACAGCTAAGACGGACACAGTGTGCGGGTGTATTTTGGGCTATTACTGTAGCAATGAGAACTGTGAGCACTGCCAGCCTGTGAAGCGCTGCGATAAAGGCTTAGGGGTCGAAATAAAAG CCACTCGCACAAATAATACAAGTTGTGCTCCGTGTCGAGAGGGGACCTACAGCAACGTAACAGATTTCAGCTCCCCCTGTCAAGAACACATCAG ATGTGAGGTCTTTGGGAGAGAGTTGCTAACTCCTGGCACTCCAACAaccgatgccatctgtggtgaCTTCAAAACCT ATTGTCCCTGGATTATACCTACAGGTCTGTGGTCAGGCTTCTTGCTGACCGTACTCATCGTGTTTTGTCTCGTCTGCTGGAGGGCAAAACGCAGATCCTTCAGAGCAG TGAAATCCAGCCCCAGCGTTCATGTTACTCTGTTGGATGTGGTCCCAGCAGCCCCTATTGGTCCACTGGAGCTGCCTTTAAAGTCCACAGAACTGAACGATATCTGCCAAGAGAGCTATCCACTGAAGGACTGCAAGTTATCACTTTTTAACCCAG ACGATAATGAGATCTGCTGCAGCACACAAGACAGCATGGACAGCAGCTTTCCCATAACGCCGCTGAAGGCATCAGTTTCATTTGTTGAGACGAAACAGACCAATGGAAGTCCCGGACACTGCACTGGCTTCTTCAGGACACACTCAGAGCCACAAGAGGACGAGTGGTGTGGGACATAA